Proteins found in one Bacteroidota bacterium genomic segment:
- a CDS encoding RNA-binding S4 domain-containing protein has translation MLTPEKVRLDKWLWSVRIYKSRKLAAEACEGGKVKINGKSAKASAKFNIGDVITLFKDGMNRVYLVKEFLSKRVAAALVSNYMEDQTAEEEFINQKIALRSAFHRAKGLGRPTKKERRQIDDILDN, from the coding sequence ATGCTTACGCCAGAGAAGGTTCGATTAGATAAATGGCTTTGGTCAGTTAGAATATATAAAAGCAGAAAACTGGCTGCTGAGGCTTGTGAAGGTGGCAAAGTAAAAATCAACGGAAAATCAGCGAAAGCATCTGCCAAATTTAATATTGGTGATGTAATTACGCTGTTTAAAGATGGAATGAATAGGGTTTATCTGGTTAAGGAATTTTTATCAAAACGAGTTGCTGCTGCATTGGTTTCAAATTATATGGAAGATCAAACAGCAGAAGAAGAATTCATCAATCAAAAAATAGCACTTCGGTCGGCTTTTCATCGAGCAAAAGGACTTGGAAGACCTACAAAGAAAGAAAGAAGACAAATAGACGATATTTTAGATAATTAG
- a CDS encoding HD domain-containing protein, whose translation MASYKNNVKAIIEKYFKPNTLAFEFYSIHCEKVTTKAFEIADFNKNLSIHSETLYQSAMLHDIGICMVNAPDIGCNGNLPYLAHGYKGREILENEGLNNIAAVCERHVGVGISKKEIIELNLELPHRDMIPVTDIEKLVCLADKFYSKSSNSLKVEKSYEAIRMNLMKYGNDHLEKFNDLLKYFNMF comes from the coding sequence ATGGCATCTTATAAAAATAATGTAAAAGCAATTATTGAGAAATATTTCAAACCCAATACATTGGCCTTTGAATTTTATTCTATTCATTGCGAAAAGGTTACTACCAAAGCCTTTGAAATTGCGGATTTCAACAAGAATTTGTCGATTCATTCAGAAACACTATATCAATCGGCTATGCTACATGATATTGGAATTTGCATGGTGAATGCTCCTGATATAGGCTGCAATGGCAATTTACCATATTTAGCACATGGTTATAAAGGTCGTGAAATACTCGAAAATGAGGGCTTGAATAATATTGCCGCTGTATGCGAACGACATGTAGGAGTGGGGATCAGTAAAAAAGAAATTATTGAATTGAATTTGGAATTACCTCATCGAGACATGATTCCTGTAACCGATATTGAAAAACTTGTGTGTTTAGCTGATAAGTTCTACTCAAAATCTTCAAACTCCTTGAAGGTTGAGAAATCGTATGAGGCAATTCGAATGAATTTAATGAAATATGGAAATGATCATTTAGAAAAATTTAATGATCTCTTAAAATACTTTAATATGTTTTAG